Proteins from a single region of Acidobacteriota bacterium:
- a CDS encoding NACHT domain-containing protein, producing MNQALAVYGSWLAATVGKVKLIGNSREFDLEKIFVELTIFEEYRRPTDKDALWSLMDAELRKKRTLFPRDEDKHRPKSQDDQPELEPQKIRRIIQPDQLIKPGTRALIVGAPGCGKTTLMRWLAWMTHNHGQHLPVFLELKTVARALIDKRPLVEILIESITGRCFQTQPSEGFKQYFSEQLRIGNVTILLDGLDEISDQKNLLQEAIRDFLASLPRNLSLIVSTRPYALTSAFAGLEQMEIGPLTDQQMSNFLKHYYQDKPNVVTGLEKELKQQTELRDLARVPFLLGVIAWLYQEHGIASGEPLKLYDQLVKQLAGKPDEEKSIQRFQFPDSEDHDTKREFLAFLASERLLDRTRQDKDDWLVFSEDEIKETAARFCQTKNVKSTDSMSLAEDVIHTALLREVGLERYTFIHLTIHEYLGAKALARDKKALCRAFFNPTLAEMEVFPMALGMTSDPDSFYEALEQLPESLDFKNLRVRARGLRYAGSKLGELRINHHADRMIEFVKEEKQEKTPYKEVVLQSFFSASERIKNKFSLKLIDTLRNKSWLVRRKTALALGQLGVGSVEEVEALLRLLKDNEPSVQNAAATALGQLGVTDIKVVMAFVELLRDGHRSVFQSVEEALGRLVVRNKEVARVLLNLLSR from the coding sequence GTGAACCAGGCGCTTGCCGTTTACGGTTCCTGGCTGGCGGCAACAGTGGGGAAAGTCAAACTCATTGGCAACAGCCGGGAATTTGACCTGGAAAAAATCTTTGTCGAATTGACGATCTTTGAGGAATATCGCCGCCCAACCGACAAAGACGCCTTGTGGAGTTTAATGGACGCCGAACTCCGCAAAAAGCGCACACTTTTTCCACGTGATGAAGATAAACACAGGCCAAAATCTCAGGACGACCAACCAGAGCTTGAGCCACAGAAAATCCGTCGAATCATCCAGCCAGACCAGTTGATTAAACCTGGAACTCGGGCGTTGATTGTCGGTGCGCCCGGTTGTGGAAAAACAACCCTGATGCGCTGGCTGGCCTGGATGACCCACAACCATGGGCAGCACCTGCCAGTCTTCCTTGAATTAAAAACGGTTGCCAGAGCCCTGATTGACAAACGACCACTCGTTGAGATTCTGATTGAAAGCATTACTGGACGATGCTTCCAAACCCAGCCCTCAGAAGGATTTAAGCAATATTTTTCAGAACAACTCAGGATAGGAAATGTCACCATTCTGCTCGATGGACTCGATGAGATTTCGGATCAGAAAAATCTGCTTCAGGAAGCCATCCGGGATTTCCTGGCCTCGTTACCGCGCAACCTCAGCCTGATTGTCTCAACCCGACCTTATGCCCTGACGTCAGCCTTTGCCGGGTTGGAACAGATGGAAATCGGCCCGCTTACAGACCAGCAAATGTCGAATTTCCTGAAACACTATTACCAGGACAAACCAAATGTCGTGACCGGGCTAGAAAAGGAGTTGAAGCAACAAACTGAATTACGTGACCTGGCGCGAGTGCCTTTTTTGCTGGGTGTGATTGCCTGGCTATATCAGGAACACGGCATTGCTTCGGGTGAACCGTTGAAACTCTATGACCAGCTTGTCAAACAGCTTGCTGGAAAGCCGGACGAAGAAAAAAGTATTCAACGGTTTCAATTCCCTGATAGCGAAGACCACGATACCAAACGTGAATTTCTCGCGTTTCTGGCTTCCGAACGACTCCTGGACCGGACCCGGCAGGACAAAGATGACTGGCTGGTTTTCTCCGAAGATGAAATCAAAGAAACCGCCGCTCGATTTTGTCAGACGAAGAATGTCAAATCCACTGATTCAATGAGTTTGGCTGAAGATGTTATCCACACGGCGCTGCTGCGTGAAGTCGGATTGGAGCGATATACCTTTATCCACTTGACGATTCACGAATACCTGGGAGCAAAAGCCCTGGCCAGAGATAAAAAAGCGTTGTGCCGGGCCTTTTTTAACCCAACCCTGGCGGAGATGGAAGTCTTTCCGATGGCCCTGGGGATGACCAGCGATCCAGATTCATTTTATGAAGCTCTGGAACAGTTGCCGGAATCGTTGGACTTTAAAAACCTGCGGGTTCGGGCACGAGGGTTGAGATATGCCGGGTCGAAGCTTGGTGAACTTCGAATCAATCACCATGCTGATCGGATGATAGAGTTTGTAAAGGAAGAAAAACAGGAAAAAACCCCTTATAAAGAGGTGGTGTTACAAAGCTTTTTCAGTGCCAGTGAGCGAATAAAAAATAAATTCAGTTTAAAACTGATAGATACTCTCCGCAATAAATCCTGGTTAGTGCGTAGGAAAACGGCGCTAGCCTTAGGCCAGCTCGGAGTGGGCAGTGTCGAGGAAGTAGAGGCACTTTTGAGGTTGTTGAAAGATAATGAGCCGTCGGTGCAAAATGCGGCAGCAACGGCACTAGGTCAGCTTGGGGTGACGGATATTAAGGTGGTAATGGCATTCGTTGAGTTACTCCGGGATGGGCACAGGTCAGTGTTTCAAAGTGTGGAAGAGGCATTAGGGCGGCTTGTGGTGAGAAATAAAGAAGTGGCTAGAGTGCTTTTGAACTTACTAAGTAGGTGA
- a CDS encoding metallophosphoesterase, whose product MVNLFTPHQSGVLTWLHLSDIHFGEKRHHEQRAVLNRLLTDVKALREKENLAFDFVFVTGDIAWSGTDVEYMDAKSFLEELQRAAGIRPEQIFVIPGNHDVDRTVPKSVALKKFQEELVADAAGADNEDQILKFLTSDEYEHDRDAILGKYEAYVEFVKTCYGYCTPDGLPGWYTRGFSVSGFPFERFWIVGLNSAWLSRASETKGKLLLGYEQVQAALGSIEKDGTPAQDLIFALTHHPFSWFPEWDERLCKQQINSRCDFHLSGHLHEHDFELRVNGPQRCSGIAAGSAYGGSQWYNGYNVVRLDFNTGKGLAYLRRYEPTISKWTSDARFETPAVGQFEWDLPKRFLSVPGSTHQPPTPIPVQPVPYKKVSTDPGELFSLLADELTSHQFNAVVHKIGVPQSEMSSVNAPQGQRTNNLMNWAKSYTGCGLDRLARGVEEVLNRPT is encoded by the coding sequence ATGGTCAATCTGTTTACTCCACACCAATCAGGAGTTTTGACCTGGTTACACCTTTCAGATATCCATTTTGGTGAAAAGCGGCATCACGAACAACGGGCTGTGCTCAACCGGTTGCTGACTGACGTGAAGGCGCTTCGTGAGAAAGAAAATCTGGCTTTCGACTTTGTGTTTGTAACAGGTGACATTGCCTGGAGCGGCACGGACGTCGAGTATATGGACGCTAAAAGCTTCCTTGAAGAATTACAGCGAGCTGCCGGTATTCGACCCGAACAGATTTTCGTGATTCCTGGCAACCACGATGTTGACCGGACTGTTCCAAAAAGTGTAGCTCTGAAGAAATTCCAGGAGGAACTGGTTGCCGATGCGGCTGGCGCAGACAATGAAGATCAGATTCTCAAGTTTCTGACCAGCGATGAATATGAGCATGACCGTGACGCTATTTTGGGCAAATACGAGGCGTATGTTGAATTCGTCAAAACGTGCTATGGGTATTGCACGCCAGATGGCCTGCCCGGCTGGTACACACGCGGGTTTTCGGTTTCCGGTTTTCCATTCGAACGATTCTGGATTGTCGGTCTGAACAGTGCCTGGCTGTCACGGGCAAGTGAGACCAAAGGGAAGTTGTTGCTTGGGTACGAACAGGTGCAGGCGGCGCTTGGTTCAATCGAAAAAGATGGCACGCCAGCCCAAGACCTGATCTTTGCCCTGACACATCATCCGTTTTCGTGGTTTCCGGAATGGGATGAACGCCTGTGCAAGCAGCAAATCAACAGCCGATGCGATTTCCACTTGAGCGGGCACCTGCACGAACACGATTTCGAATTGCGGGTTAATGGTCCACAACGGTGCTCTGGAATTGCTGCCGGCTCGGCTTACGGCGGAAGCCAGTGGTACAACGGCTATAATGTTGTCCGGCTTGACTTTAATACTGGAAAAGGACTGGCGTATTTGCGGCGCTACGAACCAACGATTTCAAAATGGACATCTGATGCCCGGTTTGAAACCCCAGCCGTCGGACAATTTGAATGGGATTTGCCAAAGCGGTTTCTTTCAGTTCCAGGTTCAACTCACCAGCCGCCAACTCCCATTCCGGTGCAACCTGTTCCATACAAAAAAGTTTCCACTGATCCAGGCGAACTCTTTTCCTTGCTGGCCGACGAATTGACCTCGCATCAGTTTAACGCTGTTGTGCACAAAATTGGCGTTCCTCAGAGTGAGATGTCTTCAGTCAATGCTCCACAAGGTCAACGAACCAATAACCTGATGAACTGGGCAAAGTCATATACTGGATGCGGGTTGGACCGCCTTGCCAGAGGGGTTGAAGAGGTCCTCAACCGCCCTACCTGA
- a CDS encoding CHAT domain-containing protein yields the protein MKPGTLMRSNRLVGAGVGVLFGIGMALSISFEVRFNLPPVTGNSVLADSLIKIVTAQESKSTPTAGTSQTAQASPSPLPISPQSLNTGERHTYHLTLTARDFFNLVVEQHGIDVIVRLIGPDGKVVEEVDSPNGTEGPEPVLYVVEQTGQYTLEVQSLEPTGQPGKYELKLEPTRPATDQDKARIEFNRLTTQITDLQNKGNLNEALPLAFQAVEVAERIFGPEDLVLADTLHDLALLLQEKGEYAKAEPFFVRAIAIQEKALGPDHPSVATTLNNLARLYQDTGEYAKAEALYLRSLAIKEKALGPNHPSVATRLNNLARLYQAQGNHDKAEPLFQRVLAIAEKTTDPDDPLVGSALSELASLYCDKGDYAQSEVLYLRALAIKEKALGPDHPLVGTSLNDLALLYYDKGDYAKATPLYLRALAIDEKTSGLNAPSAATTMNNLALIYLDEGDLAQAEGLLLKALAIQEKAFGSEHPTTARTINNLAWVYYNRADYARAETLFKQSLAVKEKTVGPDHPSVATRLNNLGRIYQLQGDYAKAEPLYLRALAIREKKLGPDHPDVANVLNHLAKLYWAKGELPQAIRYQIQTNEVIERDLCRNLVTGSENQKGLYLEQTGYYTDQTISLQTQGAPQNVDALQTAFTVVLRRKGRELDAMASGIESLRRRATPEDQTLLNELTLVKKQLSNLTLKGPEKDTLDVYQARVKALETQEDAVEAKISARSVEYRVQTQPITLEAIQKLIPANAALVEFAIYHPYNVKTQDSGAPHYIVYLMTGSGSIKWVDLGEADRIEHVVQDFRQLLANPEVSPRTLKLSSGTQGVPSNSLKRTAHKLDQLVMKPVRELIGKATHLLISPDGALNLIPFSALMDETNHYLVEKYTVTYLTSGRDLLRLQAKITSQDPPLVLADPNYMEGPGPNLFGQSFQPLSRLKGTHQEGNQLKAIFPEARLKLETEATEAVLKSAVKPQILHIATHGYFLQNDPQAKLTETTRRLEREEEPQSGNAEKIKEKNPLLRSWLFFAGANQGGKEDNDGIMTALEASQLDLWGTQLVVLSACDTGVGDVKNGEGVYGLRRALVLAGSESQMMSLWSVSDKATRELMIDFYTRLKAGEGRSEALRHVQLRMLKDPKRRHPFYWASFIQSGAWGKL from the coding sequence ATGAAACCAGGCACACTGATGCGTTCCAACCGGTTGGTTGGAGCCGGGGTCGGCGTTCTATTTGGAATCGGAATGGCACTTTCGATCAGCTTCGAAGTGAGATTCAACCTGCCGCCAGTGACCGGAAATTCAGTTCTGGCCGATAGTTTGATTAAGATCGTCACCGCGCAAGAATCAAAATCCACGCCGACAGCAGGCACATCACAAACCGCTCAGGCCAGCCCATCTCCATTGCCGATATCGCCTCAATCCTTAAACACAGGTGAGCGTCATACCTACCATCTGACACTGACCGCCAGAGATTTTTTCAATCTGGTCGTGGAGCAACACGGGATTGATGTGATTGTCCGGTTGATAGGGCCCGATGGAAAAGTTGTCGAGGAAGTGGATAGCCCCAATGGGACTGAGGGGCCAGAACCGGTCCTCTATGTCGTTGAGCAAACCGGTCAATACACCCTCGAAGTACAATCTCTGGAGCCAACCGGTCAGCCGGGAAAATATGAGTTGAAGCTGGAGCCAACCCGGCCAGCGACTGACCAGGACAAGGCAAGAATTGAATTCAACCGGCTCACCACCCAGATTACGGACCTGCAAAACAAAGGAAACTTGAATGAAGCCCTCCCACTTGCATTTCAGGCAGTGGAGGTCGCCGAACGGATTTTTGGTCCAGAGGATCTGGTTCTGGCTGATACACTCCACGACCTGGCCCTGCTCCTTCAGGAAAAGGGTGAGTACGCCAAAGCCGAGCCGTTCTTTGTGCGGGCGATTGCCATTCAGGAAAAAGCGCTTGGTCCAGACCACCCATCGGTAGCCACCACGCTCAACAACCTGGCCAGGCTGTATCAGGACACAGGCGAGTATGCCAAAGCTGAGGCGTTGTATCTGCGGTCTCTCGCCATCAAAGAAAAAGCACTGGGGCCCAATCATCCATCAGTCGCCACCCGGCTCAACAACCTGGCCAGGCTCTACCAGGCACAAGGCAACCATGACAAAGCGGAACCGCTTTTCCAGCGGGTACTGGCCATTGCCGAGAAAACAACGGACCCAGATGATCCATTGGTCGGCTCCGCGCTCAGTGAACTGGCCTCGCTGTATTGTGACAAAGGTGACTATGCACAGTCAGAGGTGCTCTATCTGCGCGCCCTGGCCATCAAAGAAAAAGCACTGGGGCCTGACCATCCATTGGTTGGCACAAGCCTGAATGATCTGGCCTTGCTCTACTATGACAAGGGCGATTATGCAAAGGCAACGCCGCTGTACCTGCGGGCTCTGGCCATTGATGAAAAAACATCTGGTCTGAACGCACCGTCGGCAGCCACGACCATGAACAATCTGGCGCTGATCTATTTGGACGAAGGCGACCTGGCTCAGGCTGAAGGGCTGTTGCTCAAGGCGCTGGCGATCCAGGAAAAGGCGTTTGGCTCTGAACATCCAACGACGGCCCGAACAATCAACAATCTCGCCTGGGTCTACTATAACCGGGCTGACTACGCTCGGGCCGAAACCCTTTTTAAACAATCGCTGGCCGTCAAAGAGAAGACCGTTGGTCCTGACCATCCATCCGTGGCCACCCGGCTCAACAACCTGGGTCGGATTTACCAGCTCCAGGGAGACTATGCCAAAGCCGAGCCGCTCTACCTGCGAGCACTGGCCATCCGGGAGAAAAAGCTTGGGCCTGACCATCCAGATGTGGCAAATGTCTTAAACCATCTGGCCAAGTTATACTGGGCCAAAGGTGAGCTGCCTCAGGCGATCCGCTATCAGATACAGACCAACGAAGTGATCGAACGTGACCTGTGTCGCAATCTGGTGACTGGTTCTGAAAACCAAAAAGGGCTGTATCTGGAGCAAACGGGATACTACACCGATCAAACCATTTCTTTGCAGACTCAGGGCGCGCCCCAAAATGTAGACGCCCTGCAAACGGCGTTCACGGTGGTTTTGCGCCGCAAAGGCCGGGAACTGGATGCGATGGCGTCCGGGATTGAAAGCCTCAGGCGCCGGGCTACGCCTGAAGATCAAACATTGCTCAATGAACTGACCCTGGTAAAAAAACAACTGTCAAACCTGACCCTCAAGGGACCGGAAAAAGATACCCTTGACGTGTATCAGGCCAGAGTCAAAGCGCTGGAAACTCAGGAAGACGCCGTCGAAGCCAAAATCAGTGCCCGGAGTGTTGAATATCGAGTCCAGACCCAGCCCATTACCCTCGAAGCCATCCAGAAACTGATCCCCGCCAATGCGGCACTGGTCGAGTTTGCGATTTACCACCCGTACAATGTGAAAACACAGGATTCAGGCGCACCTCACTATATTGTGTACCTGATGACCGGGAGCGGCAGTATCAAATGGGTTGATTTGGGCGAAGCAGACCGGATTGAGCACGTAGTTCAGGACTTCAGGCAGTTGCTGGCAAATCCAGAAGTCTCACCCCGCACCCTCAAGTTGTCATCTGGAACACAAGGAGTTCCGTCAAATTCGTTGAAACGTACCGCCCACAAGCTGGATCAGTTGGTGATGAAACCAGTTCGTGAACTGATTGGAAAAGCTACTCATTTGCTCATCTCACCAGACGGGGCGCTCAATTTGATTCCATTTTCCGCCCTGATGGATGAAACCAATCACTACCTGGTTGAAAAGTACACGGTGACCTACCTCACCAGTGGCCGCGATTTGCTCCGATTGCAGGCCAAAATAACCAGTCAGGATCCGCCGCTGGTTCTGGCTGACCCCAATTATATGGAGGGCCCCGGACCAAATCTGTTTGGGCAATCTTTCCAGCCACTTTCCCGTCTGAAAGGAACGCATCAGGAAGGAAATCAACTCAAAGCCATCTTTCCCGAAGCCCGGTTAAAGCTGGAAACTGAAGCCACTGAAGCGGTACTCAAATCTGCGGTCAAACCTCAGATTCTTCACATTGCAACCCACGGTTATTTTCTGCAAAACGACCCTCAAGCAAAACTGACTGAGACCACACGCAGGCTCGAACGCGAAGAGGAACCGCAATCTGGCAATGCGGAGAAAATCAAAGAAAAAAATCCGTTGTTACGCTCCTGGCTCTTCTTTGCGGGTGCCAATCAAGGTGGGAAAGAAGATAACGACGGTATCATGACCGCGCTTGAAGCGTCACAACTCGACTTGTGGGGCACTCAACTGGTTGTGCTTTCAGCCTGTGATACTGGCGTGGGTGATGTCAAAAACGGTGAAGGCGTGTATGGCCTGCGCCGGGCCCTGGTCCTGGCTGGTTCGGAAAGTCAGATGATGAGTCTCTGGTCGGTATCAGACAAAGCAACTCGGGAATTGATGATTGATTTTTACACTCGACTCAAAGCCGGAGAAGGCCGGTCTGAAGCGCTCCGGCACGTGCAACTGCGCATGCTCAAGGATCCGAAACGGCGGCATCCGTTTTATTGGGCCAGTTTTATCCAGTCGGGGGCCTGGGGCAAATTATAA
- a CDS encoding type II toxin-antitoxin system VapC family toxin, which translates to MKILLDTHAWLWFVLGDLQLSDKARALISDPTNEKLISPASYWELAIKISIGKYLLTEPYADFMKRAIIGNGLIILPIAPVHTSVLTSLPFHHKDPFDRLLIAQSIAEGIPIVSADAVFDTYPVVRLW; encoded by the coding sequence ATGAAAATTCTCCTTGATACCCACGCCTGGTTATGGTTTGTCCTTGGTGATTTACAATTGAGTGACAAAGCCAGAGCACTGATTTCTGATCCCACAAACGAAAAGCTAATCAGTCCAGCTTCTTACTGGGAACTGGCTATTAAAATAAGCATTGGAAAGTATTTATTGACTGAACCCTATGCTGATTTTATGAAGCGGGCGATTATTGGAAATGGATTGATTATTTTGCCGATTGCTCCCGTTCATACCTCAGTTTTAACGAGCTTGCCATTTCACCATAAGGACCCGTTTGACCGGCTACTCATTGCCCAAAGCATAGCTGAAGGCATCCCCATTGTGAGTGCTGACGCTGTTTTTGATACCTATCCCGTTGTTCGGCTTTGGTAA